The proteins below are encoded in one region of Tsuneonella sp. CC-YZS046:
- the atpA gene encoding F0F1 ATP synthase subunit alpha, with the protein MEIRAAEISKVIKDQIASFGTEAQVSEVGSVLSVGDGIARIHGLDKVQAGEMVEFANGVQGMALNLEADNVGVVIFGSDAEIKEGDSVKRTGTIVDVPVGKGLLGRVVDALGNPIDGKGPIVADKRSRVEVKAPGIIPRKSVHEPVQTGLKALDALVPVGRGQRELIIGDRQTGKTAVAIDTFINQKGVNQGDDEGKKLYCIYVAVGQKRSTVAQIVRQLEENGAMEYSIVVAATASEPAPLQFLAPYTGCAMGEFFRDNGMHAVIVYDDLSKQAVAYRQMSLLLRRPPGREAYPGDVFYLHSRLLERAAKMNDENGAGSLTALPIIETQAGDVSAYIPTNVISITDGQIFLETGLFYQGVRPAINVGLSVSRVGSSAQTKAMKKVSGSIKLELAQYREMAAFAQFGSDLDASTQKLLNRGARLTELLKQPQFSPLPFEEQTISIFAGTNGYLDAIPVDRVTEYEAAMLSFMRSEHADVLTLIRDSKDFGDDAKAKTVAALDTFAKQFA; encoded by the coding sequence ATGGAAATCCGCGCCGCAGAAATCTCCAAGGTCATCAAGGACCAGATCGCCAGCTTCGGCACCGAAGCCCAGGTCAGCGAAGTCGGCTCCGTCCTCTCGGTCGGTGACGGCATCGCCCGCATCCACGGCCTCGACAAGGTCCAGGCCGGCGAAATGGTCGAATTCGCCAACGGCGTGCAGGGCATGGCCCTCAACCTCGAAGCCGACAATGTCGGCGTCGTGATCTTCGGCTCCGACGCCGAGATCAAGGAAGGCGACAGCGTGAAGCGCACCGGCACCATCGTGGACGTGCCGGTCGGCAAGGGCCTGCTGGGCCGCGTGGTGGACGCGCTGGGCAATCCGATCGACGGCAAGGGCCCGATCGTCGCCGACAAGCGCAGCCGCGTCGAAGTGAAGGCTCCCGGCATCATCCCGCGCAAGTCGGTGCATGAACCCGTGCAGACCGGCCTCAAGGCGCTCGACGCCCTCGTCCCCGTCGGCCGTGGCCAGCGCGAGCTTATCATCGGCGACCGCCAGACCGGCAAGACCGCCGTCGCCATCGACACCTTCATCAACCAGAAGGGCGTCAATCAGGGCGACGACGAAGGCAAGAAACTCTACTGCATCTACGTCGCCGTGGGCCAGAAGCGCTCCACCGTGGCGCAGATCGTCCGCCAGCTCGAAGAAAACGGCGCCATGGAATATTCCATCGTCGTCGCCGCCACCGCTTCGGAGCCTGCTCCGCTGCAGTTCCTCGCGCCCTACACCGGCTGCGCCATGGGCGAATTCTTCCGCGACAACGGCATGCACGCCGTGATCGTGTATGACGACCTTTCCAAGCAGGCCGTCGCCTATCGCCAGATGTCCCTGCTGCTCCGCCGCCCGCCGGGCCGCGAAGCCTATCCGGGCGACGTGTTCTATCTCCACAGCCGCCTGCTCGAGCGCGCCGCGAAGATGAACGACGAGAACGGCGCCGGTTCGCTCACCGCCCTGCCGATCATCGAGACCCAGGCGGGCGACGTGTCGGCCTATATCCCGACCAACGTGATCTCGATCACCGACGGTCAGATCTTCCTCGAAACCGGCCTGTTCTACCAGGGCGTCCGCCCGGCCATCAACGTCGGCCTGTCGGTGTCCCGCGTGGGTTCGTCCGCCCAGACCAAGGCGATGAAGAAGGTGTCCGGCTCGATCAAGCTGGAGCTTGCCCAGTATCGCGAAATGGCCGCCTTCGCCCAGTTCGGTTCGGACCTCGACGCTTCGACCCAGAAGCTGCTCAATCGCGGCGCGCGCCTGACCGAGCTGCTCAAGCAGCCGCAGTTCTCGCCGCTTCCGTTCGAAGAGCAGACCATCTCGATCTTCGCCGGCACCAATGGCTATCTCGATGCGATCCCGGTCGACCGGGTGACCGAATATGAAGCCGCCATGCTGAGCTTCATGCGCAGCGAACATGCCGATGTCCTCACGCTGATCCGCGACAGCAAGGATTTCGGCGACGACGCCAAGGCCAAGACTGTCGCCGCGCTCGACACCTTCGCCAAGCAGTTCGCCTGA
- a CDS encoding F0F1 ATP synthase subunit gamma, translating into MASLKELKGRINSVKSTQKITKAKQMVAAAKLRKAQAAAEAARPFAQRLAAVMASLASKVGGSDNAPRLLAGTGADQRHLLVVANSDKGLAGAFNSNIVRAALTKANELKAQGKQVDFYLIGRKGRAPIRRAWPDNVSRMFDTTDVREPGYGEAEGIADELVEMYEAGKFDVAHLFFSRFQSALAQIPTTQQIIPVPPPEAAAEDNSGAVVEYEPDEEAILAELLPRYLKTQIFGALLENSASEQGASMTAMDNATRNAGDLINKLTIQYNRSRQAAITTELIEIIAGAEAL; encoded by the coding sequence ATGGCCTCGCTTAAGGAACTCAAGGGCCGGATCAACTCGGTCAAGTCGACCCAGAAGATCACCAAGGCCAAGCAGATGGTCGCCGCCGCGAAGCTGCGCAAGGCGCAGGCCGCGGCCGAGGCCGCGCGCCCCTTCGCCCAACGGCTGGCCGCCGTCATGGCCAGCCTCGCCAGCAAGGTCGGCGGCAGCGACAACGCGCCCCGGCTGCTTGCCGGCACCGGCGCGGATCAGCGTCACCTGCTGGTCGTCGCCAACTCCGACAAGGGCCTTGCCGGCGCGTTCAATTCGAACATCGTCCGCGCGGCCCTGACCAAGGCAAACGAGCTGAAGGCCCAGGGCAAGCAGGTGGATTTCTACCTGATCGGCCGCAAGGGCCGCGCCCCGATCCGCCGCGCATGGCCGGACAACGTCTCCAGGATGTTCGACACCACGGACGTTCGCGAGCCGGGCTATGGCGAGGCGGAAGGGATCGCCGACGAGCTGGTCGAGATGTACGAAGCCGGCAAGTTCGATGTCGCGCATCTGTTCTTCTCGCGCTTCCAGTCGGCCCTGGCCCAGATCCCGACCACGCAGCAGATCATCCCGGTTCCGCCCCCCGAAGCCGCCGCCGAAGACAATTCCGGCGCAGTCGTGGAATATGAACCGGACGAGGAGGCCATCCTGGCCGAATTGCTGCCGCGCTATCTGAAGACACAGATCTTCGGCGCGCTGCTCGAGAATTCCGCGTCCGAGCAGGGCGCGTCGATGACCGCGATGGACAATGCCACCCGCAATGCGGGCGATCTGATCAACAAGCTGACCATCCAGTACAACCGCAGCCGCCAGGCCGCGATCACCACCGAACTGATCGAAATCATTGCTGGCGCGGAAGCGCTGTAG
- the atpD gene encoding F0F1 ATP synthase subunit beta, whose product MATAPVLNKTTNGTISQVIGAVVDVTFEGELPAILTALETDNNGQRLVLEVAQHLGENTVRTIAMDATDGLTRGQQVVNTGAQISVPVGPKTLGRILNVVGEPIDERGPVNADQKAPIHAEAPLFIDQSTEAAILVTGIKVIDLLAPYAKGGKIGLFGGAGVGKTVLIQELINNIAKGHGGVSVFAGVGERTREGNDLYHEFLDAGVIAKDADGNATSEGSKVALVFGQMNEPPGARARVALSGLTMAEYFRDQEGQDVLFFVDNIFRFTQAGSEVSALLGRIPSAVGYQPTLSTDMGALQERITSTTKGSITSVQAIYVPADDLTDPAPATSFAHLDATTTLSRAISELGIYPAVDPLDSTSRVLEPRVVGQEHYETARRVQETLQKYKSLQDIIAILGMDELSEEDKLTVARARKIQRFLSQPFHVAEVFTGIPGKFVQLEDTVKSFKAVVDGEYDHLPEAAFYMVGGIDEAVEKAKKLAEDA is encoded by the coding sequence ATGGCCACCGCTCCCGTCCTCAACAAGACCACCAATGGCACGATCAGCCAGGTCATCGGCGCCGTCGTCGACGTGACCTTCGAAGGCGAGCTGCCGGCGATCCTCACCGCGCTCGAAACCGACAACAACGGCCAGCGCCTCGTGCTCGAAGTCGCCCAGCACCTCGGCGAGAACACCGTGCGCACCATCGCCATGGACGCGACCGACGGCCTGACCCGCGGTCAGCAGGTGGTGAACACCGGCGCGCAGATCTCCGTGCCGGTCGGCCCGAAGACGCTCGGCCGCATTCTCAACGTCGTCGGCGAGCCGATCGACGAGCGCGGCCCGGTCAATGCGGACCAGAAGGCGCCGATCCACGCGGAAGCTCCGCTGTTCATCGACCAGTCGACCGAAGCCGCCATTCTCGTCACCGGCATCAAGGTGATCGACCTGCTCGCCCCCTACGCCAAGGGCGGCAAGATCGGCCTGTTCGGCGGCGCCGGCGTGGGCAAGACCGTGCTCATTCAGGAACTCATCAACAACATCGCCAAGGGCCACGGCGGCGTGTCCGTGTTCGCCGGCGTGGGTGAGCGCACCCGCGAAGGCAACGACCTCTACCACGAATTCCTCGACGCCGGCGTTATCGCCAAGGACGCCGATGGCAACGCCACGTCGGAAGGCTCCAAGGTGGCGCTGGTGTTCGGCCAGATGAACGAGCCGCCGGGCGCCCGCGCCCGCGTCGCTCTCTCCGGCCTGACCATGGCGGAATATTTCCGCGACCAGGAAGGCCAGGACGTGCTGTTCTTCGTGGACAATATCTTCCGCTTCACCCAGGCGGGTTCGGAAGTGTCCGCCCTGCTCGGCCGTATTCCTTCTGCGGTGGGCTATCAGCCGACCCTGTCGACGGACATGGGCGCGCTGCAGGAACGCATCACCTCCACCACCAAGGGCTCGATCACCTCGGTGCAGGCGATCTACGTGCCGGCGGACGACCTTACCGACCCTGCTCCGGCCACCTCCTTCGCGCACCTCGACGCGACCACCACCCTGTCGCGCGCCATCTCCGAGCTGGGCATCTACCCGGCGGTTGACCCGCTGGACTCCACCAGCCGCGTGCTCGAACCGCGCGTCGTCGGTCAGGAGCACTACGAAACCGCCCGCCGCGTTCAGGAAACGCTGCAGAAGTACAAGTCGCTGCAGGATATCATCGCGATCCTGGGCATGGACGAACTGTCCGAAGAGGATAAGCTCACCGTCGCCCGCGCCCGCAAGATCCAGCGCTTCCTGTCGCAGCCGTTCCACGTGGCCGAAGTCTTCACCGGCATCCCCGGCAAGTTCGTCCAGCTCGAAGACACCGTGAAGTCCTTCAAGGCAGTGGTCGACGGCGAATACGATCACCTGCCGGAAGCTGCCTTCTATATGGTCGGCGGCATCGACGAAGCGGTCGAGAAGGCCAAGAAGTTGGCTGAGGACGCCTGA
- a CDS encoding ATP synthase F1 subunit epsilon: MALHFELVTPAKLVRSEDVHMVVVPGTEGEFGVLEGHAPFMSTIRDGAVQIYKTEGGQPEEIQVRGGFAEVGANGLTVLAEHVEG, from the coding sequence ATGGCTCTGCACTTCGAACTCGTCACGCCGGCCAAGCTGGTCCGTTCCGAGGACGTCCATATGGTGGTCGTCCCGGGCACGGAAGGCGAATTCGGCGTGCTGGAAGGCCATGCGCCTTTCATGTCCACGATCCGTGACGGCGCCGTCCAGATCTACAAGACCGAAGGCGGCCAGCCGGAGGAAATCCAGGTACGCGGCGGTTTCGCGGAAGTCGGAGCCAATGGCCTCACCGTGCTGGCCGAGCACGTCGAGGGCTGA
- a CDS encoding O-antigen ligase family protein, with the protein MSTSLMQRNWARAAQFFVFAALPLHALLTWQVPYTTTFIRHYSVTVLAIELAVIVIALLAGRSLFGTFQQLRPITRIAALAIIGIAGVTTLLVAPDRYGASIHLIITIIHCLFAVAAADMLASFTRSERRDLAIALALGLTVYGVISYALALSVRNDPDFNWWRFGAGVTHVRHIGYYGVALTGLAGGLLVSAPDSRRMALFMLPLTMGFALTAWSGARTSFIAAIGITLLLIALAPRAGRLRASQLCLLSFAIALPVSALFIPAPFWGIWRILNTSLAQGGDLNSYSTGRLTIWRETLKLIAERPLLGHGEGQFRQLITVERGLINHPHNALLQVLFQWGVIGTLAVVVLALNPLRNLRNAIRKEAESAFPAIGLLGGLGAVSVVDDPLFYPFPLVMAIIALIILASPVRTPEATSG; encoded by the coding sequence ATGTCTACTTCACTGATGCAGCGAAACTGGGCCCGCGCGGCCCAGTTTTTCGTTTTTGCGGCCCTACCGCTACATGCACTGCTGACATGGCAAGTGCCATACACCACTACCTTCATCAGACACTATTCCGTCACTGTCCTTGCAATCGAACTTGCAGTGATCGTCATTGCCTTGCTCGCTGGTCGTAGCCTTTTCGGGACATTCCAGCAGCTTCGCCCCATAACGCGTATTGCAGCCCTAGCTATTATCGGAATTGCTGGGGTTACGACATTATTGGTCGCTCCGGATCGATATGGAGCATCGATCCATCTGATAATCACCATTATTCATTGCCTATTCGCGGTGGCGGCGGCAGACATGCTGGCTTCGTTCACGCGGTCGGAGCGACGCGATCTGGCCATCGCACTTGCTCTCGGCCTCACTGTATATGGCGTGATATCCTATGCGCTCGCTCTGAGCGTGCGCAATGATCCCGATTTCAATTGGTGGCGGTTCGGCGCAGGGGTCACCCATGTGCGACATATCGGCTACTATGGCGTTGCATTAACAGGCCTCGCCGGCGGCTTGCTGGTCAGCGCACCAGACAGCCGACGGATGGCGCTTTTCATGCTGCCACTTACGATGGGATTTGCGCTTACAGCGTGGTCCGGCGCCCGGACCAGTTTCATAGCTGCAATCGGGATTACCCTGCTTCTCATCGCACTCGCGCCCCGTGCCGGGAGATTGCGGGCCAGCCAACTCTGCCTGCTCTCCTTCGCCATCGCACTACCTGTGAGCGCGCTGTTCATTCCCGCGCCATTCTGGGGAATATGGCGCATCCTCAACACTTCGCTGGCCCAAGGCGGCGATCTCAACTCGTACTCGACTGGAAGGCTGACGATTTGGCGTGAAACGCTTAAGCTCATCGCTGAGCGTCCGCTGTTAGGACATGGGGAGGGACAATTCCGCCAACTCATCACGGTCGAACGCGGATTGATCAATCATCCCCATAATGCCCTGCTGCAGGTCCTTTTCCAGTGGGGCGTCATCGGCACTTTGGCTGTAGTTGTATTGGCACTGAATCCGCTACGAAACCTGCGAAATGCCATTCGCAAAGAGGCCGAGAGCGCGTTTCCGGCAATCGGATTGCTTGGCGGCCTTGGTGCAGTTTCCGTTGTGGATGATCCCCTGTTTTATCCCTTCCCACTGGTAATGGCGATCATAGCGCTGATAATTTTGGCATCTCCAGTGCGAACGCCCGAAGCCACCTCAGGCTAA
- a CDS encoding nitronate monooxygenase, whose protein sequence is MLDTRLTARLGLTSPVMLAPMALSAGGELAAACAWAGAFGMVGGGYGDLEWTSREWNIAANRLSGTGSEDRLGCGFITWKLDQDASALDWVLAQPLRPRAIFLSFGDPRPYARRIADAGIVLICQIQRIAQLPQCVEAGAAVIVAQGAEAGGHGAAGHDARSSFTLVPEVADWLSRHAPGTLLLGAGGVADGRGLAAMLMLGADGVVVGTRLWASRESLAMQGALDAAIEANGDATARSEIFDVLRRKNWPKAYDFRALRNAMHREWEGRLEELKCDPVAARAQYDAALKAGDFSVAHVPVGEGVGLIQDVPSAAELLDRMTREAARLLGKA, encoded by the coding sequence ATGCTCGATACCAGGCTGACAGCGCGCCTTGGGCTGACAAGCCCCGTGATGCTCGCCCCCATGGCCTTGTCGGCTGGCGGGGAACTGGCGGCTGCCTGCGCCTGGGCGGGCGCGTTCGGGATGGTCGGCGGTGGCTATGGCGATCTCGAATGGACCAGCCGCGAATGGAATATCGCCGCGAACCGCTTGTCCGGAACCGGCTCCGAAGACCGCCTCGGATGCGGCTTCATCACCTGGAAGCTCGATCAGGATGCGTCGGCGCTGGACTGGGTGCTGGCGCAGCCCCTGCGGCCTCGCGCGATCTTTCTCTCCTTCGGCGACCCGCGCCCCTATGCGCGGCGAATTGCCGATGCCGGAATCGTGCTCATATGCCAGATTCAGCGGATCGCCCAATTGCCGCAATGCGTGGAAGCGGGCGCGGCGGTCATCGTGGCGCAAGGGGCCGAAGCCGGTGGCCATGGCGCGGCCGGGCATGATGCCCGCAGCAGCTTCACGCTGGTTCCGGAGGTGGCGGACTGGCTGAGCCGCCACGCGCCCGGCACGCTGCTGCTCGGCGCTGGCGGTGTGGCGGATGGCCGGGGTCTGGCGGCGATGCTGATGCTGGGGGCGGATGGCGTGGTGGTCGGGACGCGCTTGTGGGCTTCCAGGGAAAGCCTCGCGATGCAAGGTGCGCTGGATGCCGCGATCGAGGCCAATGGCGATGCCACCGCGCGCAGCGAAATCTTCGATGTGCTCCGCCGCAAGAACTGGCCCAAAGCCTATGATTTCCGGGCGCTGCGCAATGCGATGCATCGCGAGTGGGAAGGGCGGCTGGAAGAGTTGAAATGCGATCCGGTGGCCGCCCGCGCCCAATATGATGCGGCTCTCAAGGCTGGAGATTTCAGCGTCGCCCATGTCCCGGTCGGCGAGGGGGTCGGCCTGATTCAGGACGTGCCGAGCGCTGCCGAGCTGCTGGATCGGATGACACGGGAAGCAGCCCGCCTGCTTGGCAAAGCCTGA
- a CDS encoding HNH endonuclease produces MSPDPQGQGGDCWLCGRPLGRRVEWHHPVPRSRGGREVVPLHPICHRTIHATFDNAELARIGCAPELLRDHVEVAKFLQWIKGKPPDFHAPTRSRR; encoded by the coding sequence ATGTCCCCTGATCCGCAGGGGCAGGGCGGCGATTGCTGGCTCTGCGGCCGTCCATTGGGGCGCCGCGTCGAATGGCACCATCCCGTTCCTAGGAGCCGGGGAGGGCGCGAGGTGGTTCCGCTTCACCCGATCTGCCATCGCACGATACATGCGACATTCGACAATGCGGAACTGGCGCGCATCGGGTGCGCTCCGGAATTGCTGCGGGATCATGTGGAGGTCGCCAAATTCCTGCAATGGATTAAGGGGAAACCACCGGATTTTCATGCACCGACGCGCAGCAGGCGGTGA
- a CDS encoding DMT family transporter, with amino-acid sequence MLIAVMGFSMFSVGDAIIKTIGGAWPGIAVAALRFAIAATVLGTILALREGRAAFVMPRPGIQLMRGFGMTVGTAAFFTALFIMPIVEATAIFFVSPMLTALLATLVLGEPARKSVWLATLLAFAGMLVLIRPNFVHFGWAVLLPLAAAMGMSMLVLGNRIAAGLASGLAMQFYTAVIAAAMLGIGTGIAAATGLAGIEIGWPSWGVVLRCVLVAFTASCGHWLVYTATTRAGAAVIAPMAYVQLLVALAAGWLVFDDWPDTLSMVGAAMIVGAGLYLWRSGRARAVAECDVP; translated from the coding sequence GTGCTGATTGCCGTCATGGGCTTCAGCATGTTCTCGGTCGGCGACGCCATCATCAAGACGATTGGCGGCGCGTGGCCCGGGATTGCAGTCGCGGCGCTGCGCTTTGCGATAGCGGCGACGGTGCTGGGCACCATTCTTGCCCTTCGGGAAGGCAGGGCCGCTTTCGTCATGCCCCGGCCAGGCATTCAGCTGATGCGCGGCTTCGGCATGACGGTGGGCACGGCAGCCTTCTTCACCGCCCTGTTCATCATGCCGATCGTGGAAGCCACCGCCATCTTCTTCGTGAGCCCGATGCTGACCGCGCTGCTCGCCACGCTGGTTCTGGGGGAGCCCGCGCGGAAATCCGTATGGCTCGCCACATTGCTCGCCTTTGCCGGGATGCTGGTGCTGATCCGGCCGAATTTCGTGCATTTCGGCTGGGCAGTGCTGCTGCCGCTGGCCGCGGCGATGGGCATGAGCATGCTGGTGCTTGGCAATCGCATCGCCGCCGGATTGGCGAGCGGGCTGGCCATGCAGTTCTACACCGCGGTCATCGCTGCTGCGATGCTCGGCATCGGGACCGGGATCGCCGCCGCGACGGGATTGGCAGGCATCGAGATCGGCTGGCCGAGCTGGGGCGTGGTCTTGCGCTGTGTATTGGTGGCATTCACTGCAAGTTGCGGACACTGGCTGGTCTATACCGCGACCACGCGCGCCGGCGCGGCGGTGATCGCTCCCATGGCCTATGTGCAGCTGCTTGTCGCACTGGCGGCCGGGTGGCTGGTGTTCGATGACTGGCCCGATACGCTGAGCATGGTCGGCGCGGCAATGATCGTGGGCGCAGGACTGTATTTGTGGCGTTCGGGCCGGGCACGGGCCGTCGCGGAGTGCGATGTCCCCTGA
- a CDS encoding phosphatase PAP2 family protein has product MKAELPRNLFRTSRPAPLAGPALAWKSFFRDFRREDLTICLLSLAILSGVIIALHAIGAEGPGASWLAVNILVYFNVLIYAVLIDAVMRILKARPEKPLHFAFAYIFSRANLQKIACAIPVIIAVGAFMPGFSSIKSSIELFSSFTWDTTFIALDRSLHGQDPWRLLQPFLGYPGITQLLSSAYHLWFMLIYFGPIYFAVYGTDRMLRLQFFLAFFLTWTICGMVLAIAFASVGPCFIGPLLGNGYFADQMGYLSDVHRIFPLFTVEIQEQLLLWYKAGDHGLGRGITAMPSMHVALAFLYVLAMRRVSKPLGWLFGTFCLLIMLGSVHLGYHYAVDGYVAIAVTAAIWAAAGALAKRLRTMPAPMALLARSNGSMKLAATSTI; this is encoded by the coding sequence ATGAAAGCCGAACTTCCACGGAACCTGTTCCGGACGAGCCGGCCCGCGCCTCTGGCGGGGCCCGCTCTCGCATGGAAATCATTCTTTCGCGATTTCAGGCGGGAAGATCTGACAATCTGCCTGCTATCTCTTGCGATCCTTTCCGGTGTCATTATCGCCCTTCATGCGATTGGTGCGGAAGGGCCCGGTGCAAGCTGGCTGGCCGTCAATATTCTCGTCTATTTCAATGTGCTGATCTATGCGGTTCTGATCGACGCGGTCATGCGCATTCTGAAGGCAAGGCCGGAAAAGCCCCTGCACTTCGCCTTCGCTTACATCTTCAGTCGCGCCAATCTTCAGAAGATCGCCTGCGCAATTCCGGTAATCATTGCGGTAGGCGCGTTCATGCCCGGATTCTCGTCCATCAAGAGCTCGATCGAGCTCTTCTCGAGCTTCACCTGGGATACCACCTTCATTGCACTTGACCGGAGCCTTCATGGCCAGGACCCATGGCGCTTGCTGCAACCCTTTCTGGGCTATCCGGGAATCACCCAGCTTCTTTCATCGGCATACCATCTCTGGTTCATGCTGATCTATTTCGGCCCGATATATTTTGCCGTTTACGGCACGGATCGCATGCTGCGCCTGCAGTTCTTCCTGGCCTTTTTCCTCACCTGGACGATTTGCGGAATGGTGCTTGCCATCGCCTTTGCATCGGTCGGCCCATGCTTCATTGGCCCTCTTCTGGGAAATGGCTATTTCGCGGATCAGATGGGCTATCTGAGCGACGTGCATCGCATCTTCCCACTTTTCACCGTGGAGATCCAAGAGCAGCTCCTCTTGTGGTACAAAGCAGGCGATCATGGCTTGGGACGCGGCATAACCGCGATGCCGTCCATGCATGTGGCTCTGGCGTTCCTGTATGTTCTGGCGATGAGAAGGGTCAGCAAACCGCTTGGCTGGCTGTTCGGCACCTTTTGCCTGCTCATCATGCTGGGCTCGGTTCATCTGGGCTATCATTACGCGGTCGACGGATATGTCGCGATCGCAGTGACGGCGGCAATCTGGGCAGCCGCCGGGGCGCTAGCAAAGAGGTTGCGGACCATGCCAGCCCCCATGGCTCTCCTCGCTCGTTCGAATGGAAGTATGAAGCTCGCCGCGACATCGACAATATGA
- a CDS encoding CpaF family protein, producing MSAFGRKNGIGGMGPGARPTFGVARPMKSGGTQSEKPARGPVPGGGQFPAIPGELTEPSQAGAVSPAGKGDAMSRLSDRANNVVDNEHKLEGFEASVHKIKEQVLPRLLERVDPEAAATLSKEELTEEFRPIIMEVLAELKITLNRREQFALEKVLVDELLGFGPLEELLGDPDVSDIMVNGPNQTYIEKKGKLQLAPTKFRDEAHLFQIAQRIVNQVGRRVDQTTPLADARLKDGSRVNVIVPPLSLRGTAISIRKFSEKPITIDMLRDFGSMNDKMATALKIAGACRMNIVISGGTGSGKTTMLNALSKMIDPGERVLTIEDAAELRLQQPHWLPLETRPPNLEGQGAITIGDLVKNALRMRPDRIILGEIRGAECFDLLAAMNTGHDGSMCTLHANSPRECLGRMENMILMGDIKIPKEAISRQIAESVDLIVQVKRLRDGSRRTTNITEVIGMEGDVIVTQELFNFEYLDESEDGKIIGEFRSSGLRPYTLEKARQFGFDQAYLEACL from the coding sequence ATGAGCGCATTTGGACGTAAGAACGGCATTGGCGGAATGGGCCCTGGCGCCCGTCCGACCTTTGGCGTGGCACGGCCGATGAAGAGTGGCGGAACGCAGAGCGAGAAGCCCGCGCGCGGCCCCGTCCCTGGCGGAGGTCAGTTCCCCGCCATCCCCGGAGAGCTTACCGAGCCTTCCCAGGCAGGTGCCGTCAGCCCGGCCGGCAAGGGCGATGCGATGAGCCGCCTGTCCGACCGCGCGAACAATGTGGTGGACAACGAGCACAAGCTGGAAGGCTTCGAAGCCAGCGTCCACAAGATCAAGGAACAGGTTCTGCCCCGCCTGCTGGAGCGCGTGGACCCCGAAGCAGCCGCCACGCTCAGCAAGGAAGAGCTGACCGAGGAATTTCGCCCGATCATCATGGAAGTTCTGGCGGAATTGAAGATCACCCTGAACCGGCGCGAGCAATTCGCCCTGGAGAAGGTGCTGGTCGACGAATTGCTGGGCTTCGGCCCGCTGGAGGAATTGCTGGGCGACCCCGATGTCTCCGACATCATGGTGAACGGCCCGAACCAGACCTATATCGAAAAGAAGGGCAAGCTCCAGCTCGCCCCCACGAAATTTCGCGACGAAGCGCATCTGTTCCAGATCGCCCAGCGCATCGTCAACCAGGTCGGCCGCCGGGTCGACCAGACAACGCCGCTCGCCGACGCCCGTCTGAAGGACGGCAGCCGCGTCAACGTGATCGTGCCGCCGCTTTCCCTGCGCGGCACGGCGATATCGATCCGTAAGTTTTCCGAGAAGCCGATCACCATCGACATGCTTCGCGACTTCGGCTCCATGAACGACAAGATGGCGACCGCGCTGAAGATCGCCGGCGCCTGCCGCATGAACATCGTGATCTCCGGCGGCACCGGCTCCGGCAAGACCACCATGCTCAACGCCCTCTCCAAGATGATCGATCCGGGCGAGCGCGTGCTGACCATCGAGGACGCGGCGGAGCTTCGCCTGCAGCAGCCGCATTGGCTTCCGCTGGAAACCCGCCCGCCGAACCTGGAAGGGCAAGGCGCGATCACGATCGGCGACCTGGTCAAGAACGCGCTGCGTATGCGCCCGGACCGGATCATCCTGGGCGAAATCCGCGGCGCCGAATGTTTCGATCTGCTCGCCGCGATGAACACCGGCCACGACGGATCGATGTGTACGCTCCACGCCAACAGCCCGCGCGAATGCCTCGGCCGTATGGAAAACATGATCCTGATGGGCGACATCAAGATCCCGAAGGAGGCGATCAGCCGCCAGATCGCGGAATCAGTGGATTTGATCGTTCAGGTGAAGCGCCTGCGCGACGGTTCGCGCCGCACCACCAACATCACCGAAGTGATCGGCATGGAAGGCGATGTGATCGTGACCCAGGAGCTGTTCAACTTCGAATATCTCGACGAAAGCGAGGACGGCAAGATCATCGGTGAATTCCGAAGCTCCGGCCTGCGCCCCTACACACTCGAAAAAGCGCGGCAGTTCGGGTTCGATCAGGCTTACCTGGAAGCCTGTCTCTGA